GACTGCTTTTTCAAAATATGAGGGTAAGTATACGTGGGGTAGTGTGACTTGGGAAATTTATTCTTTAAATCAACGCTACTTAGATATTCATATTAATTTACCTAAAAATTTTCATAATATATTATCAATAATTCGGAAAGAAATTAAGAATGTCCTTGTGAGAGGTAGATTAGAATGTACTGCTACAGTAAATATGAATGATGATTATAATCATAAAAATTTTTTTATTGATAAAAAATTAGTGCATCATTTGATTAAGTCTGCAAAATGGATAAAAACATTAGTGAATACGGGAGATATTGATCCGTTAAAAATTTTGTTTTGGCCAGGAGTAATTAATTATGAACATAATATTCTTGTAAAAGAGGATATATATCCTGAATTATTTATATCTTTTAAAGAGGCATTGAGTGGTTTGATAAAAGATAGAGAAAGAGAAGGTATTTGTTTAAAGAATGGAATTGCAGAGAGATTAAATTTAATTTCCAAGGAAATTAATAAAATTAGGCGATATATTCCTAGCGTATTAGATGATAAACGCAAGAAACTTTTGGAATATATGCAAGATGTTTGCGTTTATACTAATGCGATTAGATTAGAGCAAGAATTATTAATAATAGCTCAAAAAATTGATATTTCAGAAGAAGTTGATCGATTAATTAGTCATATTAAGGAAATGAATAATATTCTTTCATCACTGGGTCCAGTGGGTAGGCGTTTAGATTTTATGTCGCAGGAGTTATATAGAGAAGCTAATACATTAGCATCGAAATCTATAAACTCGTATATTATTCAATTAGCCGTTTCTGTAAAACTCTTGATTGAACAGATACGAGAACAAGCACAAAATATTGAATAGGAATAATATATAGTATTATTAATGTGGTTTATTTATAAAGAAGTGTTTTTCTACTTAAATATGATAAGTAATATGTATATTTTATAATAATATAGTTTAGTTTAACTTTTTAAAAGTATTTCCGGTATTTTGGATAAATAAATATCTATTCTAGGACGTAATACTATTACATTTAGTTTAAATAAATATTAATAAAATTATATCTATTTAAGCTATTGTATAGCTTCTATAATTTATTCTCTACAAAATTTTTAATACTCGATATTTTATATAAATATAGTTTATATTAGTAAAGTAATACTTTAAATTTAACAATACTATTATTAGTCTAATATATTTATAGTTACTAAATAATAGTATATTAAAATAAATATTTTGTTATTAAAAATAAATTCTTATTTAATAAATTAATAAAAATAAAAAAAAATTATTTTTATATAATATTTTATTTATATTTTTATATTTTTATATTTTAAAATATAAAAAAATATTTTTTTTTATAAAAAAAAATTACAAAAAAATATTTTTTTTATTAAAAAAAAAAAAATTAATTCATTTTTCTTTTTACTGCTGTGATATTTCAAAATTAAAAAAACTCCGATAGAATAAAACAATAATAA
This sequence is a window from Candidatus Blochmannia ocreatus. Protein-coding genes within it:
- a CDS encoding YicC/YloC family endoribonuclease, encoding MVYSMTAFSKYEGKYTWGSVTWEIYSLNQRYLDIHINLPKNFHNILSIIRKEIKNVLVRGRLECTATVNMNDDYNHKNFFIDKKLVHHLIKSAKWIKTLVNTGDIDPLKILFWPGVINYEHNILVKEDIYPELFISFKEALSGLIKDREREGICLKNGIAERLNLISKEINKIRRYIPSVLDDKRKKLLEYMQDVCVYTNAIRLEQELLIIAQKIDISEEVDRLISHIKEMNNILSSLGPVGRRLDFMSQELYREANTLASKSINSYIIQLAVSVKLLIEQIREQAQNIE